The following are encoded together in the Thermodesulfobacteriota bacterium genome:
- a CDS encoding DUF4292 domain-containing protein, with translation MNKHLILILPLLLSCAKKTLEIDIERIDLGDVISKVIDAEDSVNSVKGLASVNIESPYNNVSYKQVTIAEEPNLLRLEAIAPFGRTVGMIISNGQKVYVISAKERNEFDNLEEFDISYFYPDLPVKITLKNLVNLFLGRLPEAPDFMNSRVLLGVDDGRVVLTLFKDRRKESVLWINPLNYRISKAMITLENGSTATCEFEDFIDVGNGTQIPRRIELRVDEYLISLKYDRDLDVNTDIDRNLFKPQPPFAGLKKYSPNPIINNRMFLDSRVF, from the coding sequence TTGAACAAGCATTTAATCTTAATCCTCCCTCTTTTATTATCCTGTGCAAAGAAGACGTTAGAGATAGATATAGAACGTATCGATCTTGGAGACGTTATATCGAAGGTTATAGATGCTGAAGACAGTGTTAATTCTGTAAAGGGTCTAGCGTCCGTTAATATTGAATCCCCTTATAACAATGTTTCTTATAAACAAGTAACAATTGCCGAAGAGCCGAACCTGTTACGTTTAGAGGCGATAGCCCCATTTGGCAGGACAGTGGGCATGATCATTTCAAATGGTCAGAAGGTCTATGTAATTTCAGCCAAAGAGAGAAACGAATTCGATAATTTGGAAGAATTCGATATCTCATATTTCTACCCTGACCTTCCGGTTAAGATTACGCTGAAAAACCTGGTCAATCTCTTCTTAGGCCGATTGCCTGAGGCGCCTGATTTTATGAATTCCCGAGTGCTTCTAGGTGTGGATGATGGTCGAGTTGTCTTAACCCTGTTTAAAGACAGGAGAAAAGAGAGTGTCCTCTGGATAAATCCCCTGAATTATAGGATCTCAAAGGCTATGATTACTTTGGAAAATGGTTCGACTGCGACATGTGAATTTGAAGATTTTATAGATGTTGGAAATGGTACGCAGATCCCCCGACGAATTGAGCTCAGGGTTGATGAATATTTAATTTCTCTGAAATACGATAGAGATCTCGATGTGAACACGGACATTGATAGAAATTTATTTAAACCACAACCCCCTTTCGCAGGTTTGAAAAAATACTCACCAAACCCTATAATAAATAACCGGATGTTTTTAGATTCCAGAGTCTTCTGA
- a CDS encoding HPr family phosphocarrier protein, whose amino-acid sequence MSSVERSKVFTVKNKLGLHARAAAIFVRLSNKFSSDIHLMKDGYAVDGKSILGVLSLAAIKGTKIEVVAKGEDADEAISEIEKLVDSGFGEES is encoded by the coding sequence ATGAGCAGTGTAGAGAGGAGCAAGGTTTTTACAGTGAAGAATAAGCTCGGTCTTCATGCGCGAGCCGCTGCTATCTTTGTACGCCTTTCAAATAAATTTTCCTCAGATATACACCTTATGAAGGACGGCTATGCTGTGGATGGGAAAAGCATACTGGGTGTTCTTTCTCTTGCTGCTATAAAAGGTACTAAAATAGAGGTAGTCGCGAAAGGTGAGGACGCAGATGAGGCTATCTCGGAGATCGAGAAGCTTGTCGATAGCGGATTTGGGGAAGAGTCATGA